One Serpentinicella alkaliphila DNA segment encodes these proteins:
- a CDS encoding spore coat protein, whose product MQEKDMVNDILSMTKAGMNEYTKAIGEASNQNLRQTLQQMRSGDEQFQYDLYKIAEQKGYYQSAPTANSQDLQQIKNQLNQDMSSVGMMNNMNNMNNNNMTNKMQ is encoded by the coding sequence ATGCAAGAAAAAGATATGGTAAATGATATTTTATCTATGACTAAAGCAGGCATGAATGAATACACAAAAGCAATTGGAGAAGCTTCTAATCAAAATTTAAGACAAACTCTACAACAAATGAGAAGTGGAGACGAGCAATTTCAATATGACTTATATAAAATTGCTGAACAAAAAGGATACTATCAATCTGCCCCTACTGCAAATTCCCAGGATTTACAACAAATTAAAAACCAATTAAACCAAGACATGAGTAGTGTTGGAATGATGAATAACATGAATAATATGAACAACAATAATATGACGAATAAAATGCAGTAA